A region of Argentina anserina chromosome 5, drPotAnse1.1, whole genome shotgun sequence DNA encodes the following proteins:
- the LOC126794937 gene encoding uncharacterized protein LOC126794937: MKNHMHVCNVSSDDEKIIISDESSRVISSIEPYCWWRSAAEYDEYVKLKFEGGLPDVSRLTPRIRVFKELERLALVASGTTAGTHEFHSHYSDGVNELRHKLLTYRSGDFWMPTGGISKDNMDIPPVATILLVGFSASGKSSLVNLMYSVLGRSGLVPFAQTSSSSGSGRTKLLKEHNVVRSLHSGFCVYDSRGFDYNEIGETSVGEELSSWMSYGIHQNQKCLRSGDLDDVPHHDFVGDDMHDDFPTMSKYNWSSNFVRRTVNCVMVVANMAEIYKAFKAGDTKLIEAARQLFCSSAFQNCDDEKPILILTHGDMLSTEERIEARLKICGCVGVSETTGVYDIVCLTEYGFLAEESDPISAYALAEAVYRALLISDRTHLPKKTHQDWALLVLSWIVCFIASLFALIAEICFKLGGRGRQRDHSRLLMK; encoded by the exons ATGAAGAATCATATGCATGTATGTAATGTGAGTAGTGACGATGAGAAGATCATAATTAGTGACGAGTCTTCCCGGGTGATATCATCAATAGAGCCTTACTGCTGGTGGAGATCAGCGGCGGAATACGATGAGTATGTTAAGCTCAAGTTTGAAGGCGGCCTGCCAGACGTGTCAAGGCTGACACCAAGGATAAGAGTGTTCAAAGAGTTGGAGAGATTGGCTTTGGTTGCTAGTGGCACTACTGCAGGTACTCATGAATTTCATTCTCATTACAGTGACGGTGTGAATGAACTCCGCCACAAGCTCCTCACTTACCGATCAGGTGATTTCTGGATGCCTACCGGAGGAATTAGTAAGGACAATATGGACATTCCACCAGTGGCCACTATTCTCTTGGTCGGCTTCTCTGCTTCTGGCAAGAGCTCGCTTGTCAATTTAATGTATAGTGTTTTGGGTCGCTCTGGACTCGTACCTTTTGCTCAAACGTCCTCCTCCTCAG GAAGTGGTAGAACTAAGCTTTTGAAAGAGCACAATGTGGTGAGGTCTTTGCACAGTGGGTTCTGTGTGTACGACTCACGGGGATTCGATTACAATGAGATTGGTGAAACTAGTGTTGGTGAAGAACTGTCAAGTTGGATGAGTTATGGGATTCACCAGAACCAAAAATGCTTAAGATCAGGAGATTTGGACGACGTCCCTCATCATGATTTTGTAGGTGATGATATGCACGATGATTTTCCAACCATGTCCAAATATAATTGGTCTTCTAACTTTGTGAGGAGGACAGTGAACTGTGTTATGGTGGTGGCTAACATGGCAGAGATCTACAAGGCGTTTAAAGCTGGTGATACTAAGCTAATCGAGGCCGCAAGACAGCTTTTCTGCTCGAGTGCTTTCCAAAATTGCG ATGATGAGAAGCCTATCCTGATATTGACACATGGTGACATGTTATCAACTGAAGAAAGGATTGAAGCGCGACTTAAAATATGTGGATGTGTGGGTGTCTCAGAGACGACCGGAGTATATGACATCGTGTGCCTTACAGAGTATGGATTTCTGGCAGAAGAATCAGACCCGATTTCAGCTTATGCCCTCGCAGAAGCAGTGTATAGAGCATTGCTCATATCGGACAGGACCCACTTACCAAAGAAAACACATCAGGACTGGGCATTGCTTGTACTATCCTGGATTGTGTGCTTCATTGCTTCTCTCTTTGCTCTCATTGCTGAGATTTGCTTCAAACTGGGAGGACGTGGACGTCAGAGAGATCACAGCAGGCTACTCATGAAGTAG
- the LOC126795907 gene encoding uncharacterized protein LOC126795907, which yields MGQFRLISLCNNSIKIISKLFANRLKGLLHLLILEHQNAFLAGRQIQDNLILAHEAYHYLKLKKSKKEFELAVKLDMNKAYDRVEWDFLEATLLKFGFDRAWIRLVMKLATPSILLEA from the coding sequence ATGGGACAATTCCGTCTTATCAGCTTGTGTAACAATTCGATTAAGATCATTTCTAAGCTCTTTGCAAATAGACTGAAGGGTTTGCTtcatcttttgattttggagcATCAAAATGCTTTTTTGGCAGGAAGACAAATCCAAGATAATCTGATCTTAGCTCACGAAGCCTATCATTATTTGAAGTTGAAGAAGTCTAAGAAGGAATTTGAGCTTGCTGTGAAGTTAGATATGAACAAGGCTTACGATAGGGTCGAGTGGGATTTCTTGGAGGCCACACTTCTTAAGTTTGGTTTTGATAGGGCTTGGATAAGACTTGTTATGAAGCTGGCAACTCCTTCCATCCTTCTCGAGGCTTAA
- the LOC126795256 gene encoding uncharacterized protein LOC126795256, protein MEERRDMLSSVAKSITASPIQELSHLAQRCNAINLAEGFPDFPAPSHIKDAAISAINSDSNQYRHVQGICNHVADIMNQMHGLDVNPLTDVAICCGQTEAFAAAAFAVIDNGDEVVLFDPCYETYEGCIKMAGGVPVYVPLNPPHWTLDPKKLMKSFSRRTKAVVLNSPHNPTGKVFTKAELDIIAGECRIRNCLAITDEVYEHITFDSEKHTSLASLPGMQERTIITSSLSKTYSVTGWRVGWAIAPACIACAIRNIHVKVTDSAPAPFQEAALTALRSPPEYFESLRSDYESRRDYIINFLGRIGFKIHFKPQGAFFLFAELPQKCPVSDVQFVRNLIQQAGVVAVPGCGFFHADSYVEKLAQEGFSYQDRYIRFAFCKSDQTLSSAAKRLEEFLDSATAGFLKLK, encoded by the exons ATGGAAGAGAGACGAGACATGTTATCGAGTGTGGCAAAGAGTATCACAGCATCACCAATTCAAGAACTGTCTCATCTTGCTCAAAGATGTAACGCCATCAACCTTGCCGAAGGTTTTCCCGACTTCCCTGCACCTTCCCACATCAAAGACGCTGCCATTTCAGCTATCAATTCCGACTCCAATCAGTACAG GCACGTACAAGGAATATGTAACCACGTGGCAGACATAATGAACCAAATGCACGGATTGGATGTCAACCCTCTAACTGATGTAGCTATTTGTTGCGGCCAAACTGAAGCATTTGCTGCAGCAGCATTTGCTG TTATAGACAATGGGGATGAAGTTGTACTGTTTGACCCTTGTTATGAAACATATGAGGGGTGTATTAAGATGGCTGGGGGAGTCCCA GTATATGTGCCCCTTAATCCACCTCATTGGACCTTGGACCCTAAAAAACTCATGAAGTCTTTTTCTCGGAGAACAAAAGCTGTAGTACTTAACAG TCCTCACAATCCAACTGGCAAAGTTTTCACAAAAGCTGAACTTGACATTATTGCTGGAGAATGTCGAATCAGGAATTGCCTAGCTATAACAGATGAG GTATATGAACATATCACATTTGACAGTGAGAAGCATACGTCCCTTGCGTCGTTGCCAGGAATGCAAGAGCGGACCATTATAACATCATCCTTATCTAAAACGTATAGTGTCACAG GATGGAGAGTGGGATGGGCAATTGCTCCAGCCTGTATTGCCTGTGCTATCAGAAATATTCATGTTAAAGTTACAGATTCTGCACCAGCACCTTTCCAAGAAGCTGCTTTGACTGCTTTAAGAAGTCCCCCTGAATACTTTGAATCATTGAGAAGT GATTATGAATCAAGGAGAGACTACATCATCAACTTTCTTGGCAGAATTGGATTCAAGATTCATTTTAAGCCTCAGGGTGCATTCTTTTTATTTGCCGAGCTACCTCAAAAGTGTCCAGTTTCTGAT GTACAATTTGTTAGAAACTTAATACAACAAGCGGGAGTAGTGGCTGTGCCAGGATGTGGCTTTTTTCATGCAGACTCATATGTGGAGAAACTTGCTCAGGAGGGTTTTAGCTATCAGGATAGATACATCAGGTTTGCATTCTGTAAAAGCGATCAGACTTTATCTTCTGCAGCAAAAAGACTTGAGGAATTTTTGGATTCTGCAACTGCAGGGTTTCTCAAGCTAAAATGA